One window of the Pieris rapae chromosome 11, ilPieRapa1.1, whole genome shotgun sequence genome contains the following:
- the LOC123689550 gene encoding uncharacterized protein LOC123689550 isoform X7: MLTSSAMRSCMQSTGRGILPHAIYDVGAVQPNRTRSMLLAIDPTTSAQRRWQQNQSQTFQAWAPALCQALDTATGNYELMRWALLKTPEITGLQGASSGTANCGAHLRMSGTAGRASSFFADCGLHLQLPLTAAQACGVHLQGLPTAGCINRLHRLKAASTGSADCGVLYRLCRLRDASPVATDLRTGFTVCGVHLQALPIGGVFLQASPTAGCIYRLCRLRDASPVATDCRTGFTDCRVHLQALPTAGCIYRLCRLRDASPVATDCRTGFTDCRVHLQALPTAGCIYRLCRLRGALQALPTAGCIYRLCRLRGALQALPTAGCIYRLCRLRGALQALPTAGCIYRLCRLRGALQALPTAGCIYRLCRLRGASTGSADCGVHLQALPTAGCIYRLCRLRDASPVATDCRTGFTDCRVHLQALPTAGCIYRLCRLRDASPVATDCRTGFTDCRVHLQALPTAGCSTGSADCGVLYRLCRLRGASIGSADCGVLYRLCRLRDASPVATDCRTGFTDCRVHLQALSTAGCIGWMTVTADHAFLFSADCGVHL, from the exons ATGTTGACTTCGAGCGCCATGCGCAGTTGCATGCAATCCACTGGGCGCGGGATCCTGCCGCACGCAATCTACGACGTGGGTGCAGTCCAGCCAAACCGCACGCGCTCTATGCTGTTAGCCATTGATCCTACCACAAGCGCTCAACGTCGTTGGCAGCAGAACCAGTCTCAAACATTCCAAGCCTGGGCACCAGCTCTATGCCAG GCTCTGGATACTGCGACGGGCAACTACGAGCTCATGCGATGGGCGCTTCTTAAAACTCCGGAGATAACGGGACTGCAGGGTGCATCTTCAGGCACTGCCAACTGCGGAGCGCATCTCCGAATGTCGGGAACTGCGGGACGTGCATCTTCATTCTTCGCCGACTGCGGATTGCATCTCCAGTTGCCACTGACTGCCGCACAGGCCTGCGGGGTGCATCTACAGGGTCTGCCCACTGCGGGGTGCATCAACAGGCTGCACCGACTGAAGGCTGCATCTACAGGCTCTGCCGACTGCGGGGTGCTCTACAGGCTCTGCCGACTACGGGATGCATCTCCAGTTGCCACTGACCTCCGCACAGGCTTCACCGTTTGCGGGGTGCATCTACAGGCTCTGCCCATTGGCGGGGTGTTTCTACAGGCTTCACCGACTGCAGGGTGCATCTACAGGCTCTGCCGACTTCGGGATGCATCTCCTGTCGCCACTGACTGCCGCACAGGCTTCACCGACTGCAGG GTGCATCTACAGGCTCTGCCGACTGCGGGGTGCATCTACAGGCTCTGCCGACTGCGGGATGCATCTCCTGTCGCCACTGACTGCCGCACAGGCTTCACCGACTGCAGGGTGCATCTACAGGCTCTGCCGACTGCGGGGTGCATCTATAGGCTCTGCCGACTGCGGGGTGCTCTACAGGCTCTGCCGACTGCGGGGTGCATCTATAGGCTCTGCCGACTGCGGGGTGCTCTACAGGCTCTGCCGACTGCGGGGTGCATCTATAGGCTCTGCCGACTGCGGGGTGCTCTACAGGCTCTGCCGACTGCGGGGTGCATCTATAGGCTCTGCCGACTGCGGGGTGCTCTACAGGCTCTGCCGACTGCGGGGTGCATCTACAGGCTCTGCCGACTGCGGGGTGCATCTACAG GCTCTGCCGACTGCGGGGTGCATCTACAGGCTCTGCCGACTGCGGGGTGCATCTATAGGCTCTGCCGACTGCGGG ATGCATCTCCTGTCGCCACTGACTGCCGCACAGGCTTCACCGACTGCAGG GTGCATCTACAGGCTCTGCCGACTGCGGGGTGCATCTACAGGCTCTGCCGATTGCGGGATGCATCTCCTGTCGCCACTGACTGCCGCACAGGCTTCACCGACTGCAGGGTGCATCTACAG GCTCTGCCGACTGCGGGGTGCTCTACAGGCTCTGCCGACTGCGGGGTGCTCTACAGGCTCTGCCGACTGCGGGGTGCATCTATAGGCTCTGCCGACTGCGGGGTGCTCTACAGGCTCTGCCGACTGCGGGATGCATCTCCAGTCGCCACTGACTGCCGCACAGGCTTCACCGACTGCAGGGTGCATCTACAGGCTCTGTCGACGGCGGGGTGCATCGGATGGATGACGGTGACTGCGGATCATGCATTTTTATTCTCAGCAGACTGCGGGGTGCATCTCTAG
- the LOC123689550 gene encoding uncharacterized protein LOC123689550 isoform X10, translated as MLTSSAMRSCMQSTGRGILPHAIYDVGAVQPNRTRSMLLAIDPTTSAQRRWQQNQSQTFQAWAPALCQALDTATGNYELMRWALLKTPEITGLQGASSGTANCGAHLRMSGTAGRASSFFADCGLHLQLPLTAAQASPTAGCIYRLCRLRDASPVATDCRTGFTDCRVHLQALPTAGCIYRLCRLRDASPVATDCRTGFTDCRVHLQALPTAGCIYRLCRLRGALQALPTAGCIYRLCRLRGALQALPTAGCIYRLCRLRGALQALPTAGCIYRLCRLRGALQALPTAGCIYRLCRLRGASTGSADCGVHLQALPTAGCIYRLCRLRDASPVATDCRTGFTDCRVHLQALPTAGCIYRLCRLRGALQALPTAGCIYRLCRLRGALQALPTAGCIYRLCRLRGALQALPTAGCIYRLCRLRGALQALPTAGCIYRLCRLRGASTGSADCGMHLLSPLTAAQASPTAGCIYRLCRLRDASPVATDCRTGFTDCRVHLQALSTAGCIGWMTVTADHAFLFSADCGVHL; from the exons ATGTTGACTTCGAGCGCCATGCGCAGTTGCATGCAATCCACTGGGCGCGGGATCCTGCCGCACGCAATCTACGACGTGGGTGCAGTCCAGCCAAACCGCACGCGCTCTATGCTGTTAGCCATTGATCCTACCACAAGCGCTCAACGTCGTTGGCAGCAGAACCAGTCTCAAACATTCCAAGCCTGGGCACCAGCTCTATGCCAG GCTCTGGATACTGCGACGGGCAACTACGAGCTCATGCGATGGGCGCTTCTTAAAACTCCGGAGATAACGGGACTGCAGGGTGCATCTTCAGGCACTGCCAACTGCGGAGCGCATCTCCGAATGTCGGGAACTGCGGGACGTGCATCTTCATTCTTCGCCGACTGCGGATTGCATCTCCAGTTGCCACTGACTGCCGCACAG GCTTCACCGACTGCAGGGTGCATCTACAGGCTCTGCCGACTTCGGGATGCATCTCCTGTCGCCACTGACTGCCGCACAGGCTTCACCGACTGCAGG GTGCATCTACAGGCTCTGCCGACTGCGGGGTGCATCTACAGGCTCTGCCGACTGCGGGATGCATCTCCTGTCGCCACTGACTGCCGCACAGGCTTCACCGACTGCAGGGTGCATCTACAGGCTCTGCCGACTGCGGGGTGCATCTATAGGCTCTGCCGACTGCGGGGTGCTCTACAGGCTCTGCCGACTGCGGGGTGCATCTATAGGCTCTGCCGACTGCGGGGTGCTCTACAGGCTCTGCCGACTGCGGGGTGCATCTATAGGCTCTGCCGACTGCGGGGTGCTCTACAGGCTCTGCCGACTGCGGGGTGCATCTATAGGCTCTGCCGACTGCGGGGTGCTCTACAGGCTCTGCCGACTGCGGGGTGCATCTACAGGCTCTGCCGACTGCGGGGTGCATCTACAG GCTCTGCCGACTGCGGGGTGCATCTACAGGCTCTGCCGACTGCGGGGTGCATCTATAGGCTCTGCCGACTGCGGG ATGCATCTCCTGTCGCCACTGACTGCCGCACAGGCTTCACCGACTGCAGGGTGCATCTACAGGCTCTGCCGACTGCGGGATGCATCTATAGGCTCTGCCGACTGCGGGGTGCTCTACAGGCTCTGCCGACTGCGGGGTGCATCTATAGGCTCTGCCGACTGCGGGGTGCTCTACAGGCTCTGCCGACTGCGGGGTGCATCTATAGGCTCTGCCGACTGCGGGGTGCTCTACAGGCTCTGCCGACTGCGGGGTGCATCTATAGGCTCTGCCGACTGCGGGGTGCTCTACAGGCTCTGCCGACTGCGGGGTGCATCTACAGGCTCTGCCGACTGCGGGGTGCATCTACAGGCTCTGCCGATTGCGGGATGCATCTCCTGTCGCCACTGACTGCCGCACAGGCTTCACCGACTGCAGGGTGCATCTACAG GCTCTGCCGACTGCGGGATGCATCTCCAGTCGCCACTGACTGCCGCACAGGCTTCACCGACTGCAGGGTGCATCTACAGGCTCTGTCGACGGCGGGGTGCATCGGATGGATGACGGTGACTGCGGATCATGCATTTTTATTCTCAGCAGACTGCGGGGTGCATCTCTAG
- the LOC123689550 gene encoding uncharacterized protein LOC123689550 isoform X21, protein MLTSSAMRSCMQSTGRGILPHAIYDVGAVQPNRTRSMLLAIDPTTSAQRRWQQNQSQTFQAWAPALCQALDTATGNYELMRWALLKTPEITGLQGASSGTANCGAHLRMSGTAGRASSFFADCGLHLQLPLTAAQACGVHLQGLPTAGCINRLHRLKAASTGSADCGVLYRLCRLRDASPVATDLRTGFTVCGVHLQALPIGGVFLQASPTAGCIYRLCRLRGASTGSADCGMHLLSPLTAAQASPTAGCIYRLCRLRGASIGSADCGVLYRLCRLRGASIGSADCGVLYRLCRLRGASIGSADCGVLYRLCRLRGASIGSADCGVLYRLCRLRGASTGSADCGVHLQALPTAGCIYRLCRLRGASIGSADCGMHLLSPLTAAQASPTAGCIYRLCRLRGASTGSADCGMHLLSPLTAAQASPTAGCIYRLCRLRDASPVATDCRTGFTDCRVHLQALSTAGCIGWMTVTADHAFLFSADCGVHL, encoded by the exons ATGTTGACTTCGAGCGCCATGCGCAGTTGCATGCAATCCACTGGGCGCGGGATCCTGCCGCACGCAATCTACGACGTGGGTGCAGTCCAGCCAAACCGCACGCGCTCTATGCTGTTAGCCATTGATCCTACCACAAGCGCTCAACGTCGTTGGCAGCAGAACCAGTCTCAAACATTCCAAGCCTGGGCACCAGCTCTATGCCAG GCTCTGGATACTGCGACGGGCAACTACGAGCTCATGCGATGGGCGCTTCTTAAAACTCCGGAGATAACGGGACTGCAGGGTGCATCTTCAGGCACTGCCAACTGCGGAGCGCATCTCCGAATGTCGGGAACTGCGGGACGTGCATCTTCATTCTTCGCCGACTGCGGATTGCATCTCCAGTTGCCACTGACTGCCGCACAGGCCTGCGGGGTGCATCTACAGGGTCTGCCCACTGCGGGGTGCATCAACAGGCTGCACCGACTGAAGGCTGCATCTACAGGCTCTGCCGACTGCGGGGTGCTCTACAGGCTCTGCCGACTACGGGATGCATCTCCAGTTGCCACTGACCTCCGCACAGGCTTCACCGTTTGCGGGGTGCATCTACAGGCTCTGCCCATTGGCGGGGTGTTTCTACAGGCTTCACCGACTGCAGG GTGCATCTACAGGCTCTGCCGACTGCGGGGTGCATCTACAGGCTCTGCCGACTGCGGGATGCATCTCCTGTCGCCACTGACTGCCGCACAGGCTTCACCGACTGCAGGGTGCATCTACAGGCTCTGCCGACTGCGGGGTGCATCTATAGGCTCTGCCGACTGCGGGGTGCTCTACAGGCTCTGCCGACTGCGGGGTGCATCTATAGGCTCTGCCGACTGCGGGGTGCTCTACAGGCTCTGCCGACTGCGGGGTGCATCTATAGGCTCTGCCGACTGCGGGGTGCTCTACAGGCTCTGCCGACTGCGGGGTGCATCTATAGGCTCTGCCGACTGCGGGGTGCTCTACAGGCTCTGCCGACTGCGGGGTGCATCTACAGGCTCTGCCGACTGCGGGGTGCATCTACAG GCTCTGCCGACTGCGGGGTGCATCTACAGGCTCTGCCGACTGCGGGGTGCATCTATAGGCTCTGCCGACTGCGGG ATGCATCTCCTGTCGCCACTGACTGCCGCACAGGCTTCACCGACTGCAGG GTGCATCTACAGGCTCTGCCGACTGCGGGGTGCATCTACAGGCTCTGCCGATTGCGGGATGCATCTCCTGTCGCCACTGACTGCCGCACAGGCTTCACCGACTGCAGGGTGCATCTACAG GCTCTGCCGACTGCGGGATGCATCTCCAGTCGCCACTGACTGCCGCACAGGCTTCACCGACTGCAGGGTGCATCTACAGGCTCTGTCGACGGCGGGGTGCATCGGATGGATGACGGTGACTGCGGATCATGCATTTTTATTCTCAGCAGACTGCGGGGTGCATCTCTAG
- the LOC123689550 gene encoding uncharacterized protein LOC123689550 isoform X6 gives MLTSSAMRSCMQSTGRGILPHAIYDVGAVQPNRTRSMLLAIDPTTSAQRRWQQNQSQTFQAWAPALCQALDTATGNYELMRWALLKTPEITGLQGASSGTANCGAHLRMSGTAGRASSFFADCGLHLQLPLTAAQACGVHLQGLPTAGCINRLHRLKAASTGSADCGVLYRLCRLRDASPVATDLRTGFTVCGVHLQALPIGGVFLQASPTAGCIYRLCRLRDASPVATDCRTGFTDCRVHLQALPTAGCIYRLCRLRDASPVATDCRTGFTDCRVHLQALPTAGCIYRLCRLRGALQALPTAGCIYRLCRLRGALQALPTAGCIYRLCRLRGALQALPTAGCIYRLCRLRGALQALPTAGCIYRLCRLRGASTGSADCGVHLQALPTAGCIYRLCRLRDASPVATDCRTGFTDCRVHLQALPTAGCIYRLCRLRGALQALPTAGCIYRLCRLRGALQALPTAGCIYRLCRLRGALQALPTAGCIYRLCRLRGALQALPTAGCIYRLCRLRGASTGSADCGMHLLSPLTAAQASPTAGCIYRLCRRRGASDG, from the exons ATGTTGACTTCGAGCGCCATGCGCAGTTGCATGCAATCCACTGGGCGCGGGATCCTGCCGCACGCAATCTACGACGTGGGTGCAGTCCAGCCAAACCGCACGCGCTCTATGCTGTTAGCCATTGATCCTACCACAAGCGCTCAACGTCGTTGGCAGCAGAACCAGTCTCAAACATTCCAAGCCTGGGCACCAGCTCTATGCCAG GCTCTGGATACTGCGACGGGCAACTACGAGCTCATGCGATGGGCGCTTCTTAAAACTCCGGAGATAACGGGACTGCAGGGTGCATCTTCAGGCACTGCCAACTGCGGAGCGCATCTCCGAATGTCGGGAACTGCGGGACGTGCATCTTCATTCTTCGCCGACTGCGGATTGCATCTCCAGTTGCCACTGACTGCCGCACAGGCCTGCGGGGTGCATCTACAGGGTCTGCCCACTGCGGGGTGCATCAACAGGCTGCACCGACTGAAGGCTGCATCTACAGGCTCTGCCGACTGCGGGGTGCTCTACAGGCTCTGCCGACTACGGGATGCATCTCCAGTTGCCACTGACCTCCGCACAGGCTTCACCGTTTGCGGGGTGCATCTACAGGCTCTGCCCATTGGCGGGGTGTTTCTACAGGCTTCACCGACTGCAGGGTGCATCTACAGGCTCTGCCGACTTCGGGATGCATCTCCTGTCGCCACTGACTGCCGCACAGGCTTCACCGACTGCAGG GTGCATCTACAGGCTCTGCCGACTGCGGGGTGCATCTACAGGCTCTGCCGACTGCGGGATGCATCTCCTGTCGCCACTGACTGCCGCACAGGCTTCACCGACTGCAGGGTGCATCTACAGGCTCTGCCGACTGCGGGGTGCATCTATAGGCTCTGCCGACTGCGGGGTGCTCTACAGGCTCTGCCGACTGCGGGGTGCATCTATAGGCTCTGCCGACTGCGGGGTGCTCTACAGGCTCTGCCGACTGCGGGGTGCATCTATAGGCTCTGCCGACTGCGGGGTGCTCTACAGGCTCTGCCGACTGCGGGGTGCATCTATAGGCTCTGCCGACTGCGGGGTGCTCTACAGGCTCTGCCGACTGCGGGGTGCATCTACAGGCTCTGCCGACTGCGGGGTGCATCTACAG GCTCTGCCGACTGCGGGGTGCATCTACAGGCTCTGCCGACTGCGGGGTGCATCTATAGGCTCTGCCGACTGCGGG ATGCATCTCCTGTCGCCACTGACTGCCGCACAGGCTTCACCGACTGCAGGGTGCATCTACAGGCTCTGCCGACTGCGGGATGCATCTATAGGCTCTGCCGACTGCGGGGTGCTCTACAGGCTCTGCCGACTGCGGGGTGCATCTATAGGCTCTGCCGACTGCGGGGTGCTCTACAGGCTCTGCCGACTGCGGGGTGCATCTATAGGCTCTGCCGACTGCGGGGTGCTCTACAGGCTCTGCCGACTGCGGGGTGCATCTATAGGCTCTGCCGACTGCGGGGTGCTCTACAGGCTCTGCCGACTGCGGGGTGCATCTACAGGCTCTGCCGACTGCGGGGTGCATCTACAGGCTCTGCCGATTGCGGGATGCATCTCCTGTCGCCACTGACTGCCGCACAGGCTTCACCGACTGCAGGGTGCATCTACAG GCTCTGTCGACGGCGGGGTGCATCGGATGGATGA
- the LOC123689550 gene encoding uncharacterized protein LOC123689550 isoform X37, with translation MLTSSAMRSCMQSTGRGILPHAIYDVGAVQPNRTRSMLLAIDPTTSAQRRWQQNQSQTFQAWAPALCQALDTATGNYELMRWALLKTPEITGLQGASSGTANCGAHLRMSGTAGRASSFFADCGLHLQLPLTAAQACGVHLQGLPTAGCINRLHRLKAASTGSADCGVLYRLCRLRDASPVATDLRTGFTVCGVHLQALPIGGVFLQASPTAGCIYRLCRLRGASTGSADCGMHLLSPLTAAQASPTAGCIYRLCRLRGASTGSADCGMHLLSPLTAAQASPTAGCIYRLCRLRGASTGSADCGVHLQALPIAGCISCRH, from the exons ATGTTGACTTCGAGCGCCATGCGCAGTTGCATGCAATCCACTGGGCGCGGGATCCTGCCGCACGCAATCTACGACGTGGGTGCAGTCCAGCCAAACCGCACGCGCTCTATGCTGTTAGCCATTGATCCTACCACAAGCGCTCAACGTCGTTGGCAGCAGAACCAGTCTCAAACATTCCAAGCCTGGGCACCAGCTCTATGCCAG GCTCTGGATACTGCGACGGGCAACTACGAGCTCATGCGATGGGCGCTTCTTAAAACTCCGGAGATAACGGGACTGCAGGGTGCATCTTCAGGCACTGCCAACTGCGGAGCGCATCTCCGAATGTCGGGAACTGCGGGACGTGCATCTTCATTCTTCGCCGACTGCGGATTGCATCTCCAGTTGCCACTGACTGCCGCACAGGCCTGCGGGGTGCATCTACAGGGTCTGCCCACTGCGGGGTGCATCAACAGGCTGCACCGACTGAAGGCTGCATCTACAGGCTCTGCCGACTGCGGGGTGCTCTACAGGCTCTGCCGACTACGGGATGCATCTCCAGTTGCCACTGACCTCCGCACAGGCTTCACCGTTTGCGGGGTGCATCTACAGGCTCTGCCCATTGGCGGGGTGTTTCTACAGGCTTCACCGACTGCAGG GTGCATCTACAGGCTCTGCCGACTGCGGGGTGCATCTACAGGCTCTGCCGACTGCGGGATGCATCTCCTGTCGCCACTGACTGCCGCACAGGCTTCACCGACTGCAGG GTGCATCTACAGGCTCTGCCGACTGCGGGGTGCATCTACAGGCTCTGCCGACTGCGGGATGCATCTCCTGTCGCCACTGACTGCCGCACAGGCTTCACCGACTGCAGGGTGCATCTACAG GCTCTGCCGACTGCGGGGTGCATCTACAGGCTCTGCCGACTGCGGGGTGCATCTACAGGCTCTGCCGATTGCGGGATGCATCTCCTGTCGCCACTGA
- the LOC123689550 gene encoding uncharacterized protein LOC123689550 isoform X36 yields MLTSSAMRSCMQSTGRGILPHAIYDVGAVQPNRTRSMLLAIDPTTSAQRRWQQNQSQTFQAWAPALCQALDTATGNYELMRWALLKTPEITGLQGASSGTANCGAHLRMSGTAGRASSFFADCGLHLQLPLTAAQACGVHLQGLPTAGCINRLHRLKAASTGSADCGVLYRLCRLRDASPVATDLRTGFTVCGVHLQALPIGGVFLQASPTAGCIYRLCRLRGASTGSADCGMHLLSPLTAAQASPTAGCIYRLCRLRGASTGSADCGMHLLSPLTAAQASPTAGCIYRLCRLRDASIGSADCGVLYRLCRLRGASIGSADCGVLYRLCRLRGASIGSADCGVLYRLCRLRGASIGSADCGVLYRLCRLRGASTGSADCGVHLQALPIAGCISCRH; encoded by the exons ATGTTGACTTCGAGCGCCATGCGCAGTTGCATGCAATCCACTGGGCGCGGGATCCTGCCGCACGCAATCTACGACGTGGGTGCAGTCCAGCCAAACCGCACGCGCTCTATGCTGTTAGCCATTGATCCTACCACAAGCGCTCAACGTCGTTGGCAGCAGAACCAGTCTCAAACATTCCAAGCCTGGGCACCAGCTCTATGCCAG GCTCTGGATACTGCGACGGGCAACTACGAGCTCATGCGATGGGCGCTTCTTAAAACTCCGGAGATAACGGGACTGCAGGGTGCATCTTCAGGCACTGCCAACTGCGGAGCGCATCTCCGAATGTCGGGAACTGCGGGACGTGCATCTTCATTCTTCGCCGACTGCGGATTGCATCTCCAGTTGCCACTGACTGCCGCACAGGCCTGCGGGGTGCATCTACAGGGTCTGCCCACTGCGGGGTGCATCAACAGGCTGCACCGACTGAAGGCTGCATCTACAGGCTCTGCCGACTGCGGGGTGCTCTACAGGCTCTGCCGACTACGGGATGCATCTCCAGTTGCCACTGACCTCCGCACAGGCTTCACCGTTTGCGGGGTGCATCTACAGGCTCTGCCCATTGGCGGGGTGTTTCTACAGGCTTCACCGACTGCAGG GTGCATCTACAGGCTCTGCCGACTGCGGGGTGCATCTACAGGCTCTGCCGACTGCGGGATGCATCTCCTGTCGCCACTGACTGCCGCACAGGCTTCACCGACTGCAGG GTGCATCTACAGGCTCTGCCGACTGCGGGGTGCATCTACAGGCTCTGCCGACTGCGGGATGCATCTCCTGTCGCCACTGACTGCCGCACAGGCTTCACCGACTGCAGGGTGCATCTACAGGCTCTGCCGACTGCGGGATGCATCTATAGGCTCTGCCGACTGCGGGGTGCTCTACAGGCTCTGCCGACTGCGGGGTGCATCTATAGGCTCTGCCGACTGCGGGGTGCTCTACAGGCTCTGCCGACTGCGGGGTGCATCTATAGGCTCTGCCGACTGCGGGGTGCTCTACAGGCTCTGCCGACTGCGGGGTGCATCTATAGGCTCTGCCGACTGCGGGGTGCTCTACAGGCTCTGCCGACTGCGGGGTGCATCTACAGGCTCTGCCGACTGCGGGGTGCATCTACAGGCTCTGCCGATTGCGGGATGCATCTCCTGTCGCCACTGA
- the LOC123689550 gene encoding uncharacterized protein LOC123689550 isoform X20, with product MLTSSAMRSCMQSTGRGILPHAIYDVGAVQPNRTRSMLLAIDPTTSAQRRWQQNQSQTFQAWAPALCQALDTATGNYELMRWALLKTPEITGLQGASSGTANCGAHLRMSGTAGRASSFFADCGLHLQLPLTAAQACGVHLQGLPTAGCINRLHRLKAASTGSADCGVLYRLCRLRDASPVATDLRTGFTVCGVHLQALPIGGVFLQASPTAGCIYRLCRLRDASPVATDCRTGFTDCRVHLQALPTAGCIYRLCRLRDASPVATDCRTGFTDCRVHLQALPTAGCIYRLCRLRDASPVATDCRTGFTDCRVHLQALPTAGCIYRLCRLRGALQALPTAGCIYRLCRLRGALQALPTAGCIYRLCRLRGALQALPTAGCIYRLCRLRGALQALPTAGCIYRLCRLRGASTGSADCGMHLLSPLTAAQASPTAGCIYRLCRLRDASPVATDCRTGFTDCRVHLQALSTAGCIGWMTVTADHAFLFSADCGVHL from the exons ATGTTGACTTCGAGCGCCATGCGCAGTTGCATGCAATCCACTGGGCGCGGGATCCTGCCGCACGCAATCTACGACGTGGGTGCAGTCCAGCCAAACCGCACGCGCTCTATGCTGTTAGCCATTGATCCTACCACAAGCGCTCAACGTCGTTGGCAGCAGAACCAGTCTCAAACATTCCAAGCCTGGGCACCAGCTCTATGCCAG GCTCTGGATACTGCGACGGGCAACTACGAGCTCATGCGATGGGCGCTTCTTAAAACTCCGGAGATAACGGGACTGCAGGGTGCATCTTCAGGCACTGCCAACTGCGGAGCGCATCTCCGAATGTCGGGAACTGCGGGACGTGCATCTTCATTCTTCGCCGACTGCGGATTGCATCTCCAGTTGCCACTGACTGCCGCACAGGCCTGCGGGGTGCATCTACAGGGTCTGCCCACTGCGGGGTGCATCAACAGGCTGCACCGACTGAAGGCTGCATCTACAGGCTCTGCCGACTGCGGGGTGCTCTACAGGCTCTGCCGACTACGGGATGCATCTCCAGTTGCCACTGACCTCCGCACAGGCTTCACCGTTTGCGGGGTGCATCTACAGGCTCTGCCCATTGGCGGGGTGTTTCTACAGGCTTCACCGACTGCAGGGTGCATCTACAGGCTCTGCCGACTTCGGGATGCATCTCCTGTCGCCACTGACTGCCGCACAGGCTTCACCGACTGCAGG GTGCATCTACAGGCTCTGCCGACTGCGGGGTGCATCTACAGGCTCTGCCGACTGCGGGATGCATCTCCTGTCGCCACTGACTGCCGCACAGGCTTCACCGACTGCAGG GTGCATCTACAGGCTCTGCCGACTGCGGGGTGCATCTACAGGCTCTGCCGACTGCGGGATGCATCTCCTGTCGCCACTGACTGCCGCACAGGCTTCACCGACTGCAGGGTGCATCTACAGGCTCTGCCGACTGCGGGATGCATCTATAGGCTCTGCCGACTGCGGGGTGCTCTACAGGCTCTGCCGACTGCGGGGTGCATCTATAGGCTCTGCCGACTGCGGGGTGCTCTACAGGCTCTGCCGACTGCGGGGTGCATCTATAGGCTCTGCCGACTGCGGGGTGCTCTACAGGCTCTGCCGACTGCGGGGTGCATCTATAGGCTCTGCCGACTGCGGGGTGCTCTACAGGCTCTGCCGACTGCGGGGTGCATCTACAGGCTCTGCCGACTGCGGGGTGCATCTACAGGCTCTGCCGATTGCGGGATGCATCTCCTGTCGCCACTGACTGCCGCACAGGCTTCACCGACTGCAGGGTGCATCTACAG GCTCTGCCGACTGCGGGATGCATCTCCAGTCGCCACTGACTGCCGCACAGGCTTCACCGACTGCAGGGTGCATCTACAGGCTCTGTCGACGGCGGGGTGCATCGGATGGATGACGGTGACTGCGGATCATGCATTTTTATTCTCAGCAGACTGCGGGGTGCATCTCTAG